One genomic segment of Belonocnema kinseyi isolate 2016_QV_RU_SX_M_011 chromosome 2, B_treatae_v1, whole genome shotgun sequence includes these proteins:
- the LOC117167988 gene encoding kinesin heavy chain isoform X1, whose product MRIHTKESWSRIINAWQRTFDKLERTRNLQSIFIFKMDSAAVTVPLRPPTKKMKKRKELDALAPPHAVSRRSNGKRSSQELLSDSSDECSEFWNVSTRGPRKSRQRSSQCPGLLRACSAFLACAAVLATASLIWLFIDVRQQLSTLRSELDQVIAGSEGLPDAIQKCDSTSKLLQKNQSNIVTQLSNFKAQLDNFTEQMAAIQRGLHEVQDSLKAEPQLASLPKDFQSLKSSVAEVGSQISDLKPTVDALKEANKNLLIAQQTMEQNVTSLKNSWLALSNVTQKPILTNETSIKIEELRANFSQLANDLSNFNQNFTTRLQWVQDDQTKNQKTLYSLKDETQNISTSVQSLRGECADIRTQLTEIQSKDLEFNKTLKQLEQHYSLQTALRTENQPAVPNSGGKKLPFSPQDPNRIQEVQGGTDKKNLGEQPTGRPKRSSLSRQ is encoded by the exons ATGCGAATACATACAAAAGAATCTTGGTCAAGGATAATAAATGCGTGGCAGCGCACTTTCGATAAGCTTGAAAGAACAAGAAATCTTCAAAGCATCTTTATTTTTAAGATGGATTCAGCTGCTGTTACAGTACCACTTCGTCCTCCGACAAAGAAAATGAAGAAACGAAAAGAGCTCGATGCCCTTGCACCCCCTCATGCTGTTTCCCGGCGAAGTAATGGGAAACGCAGCTCTCAG GAATTATTATCAGACAGCAGTGACGAATGTTCCGAATTTTGGAACGTTTCGACACGTGGTCCTCGAAAATCCAGACAACGAAGCAGCCAATGTCCTGGTCTCTTGAGAGCTTGTAGTGCATTTTTGGCTTGTGCGGCAGTCCTCGCCACAGCCAGTTTAATATGGCTTTTTATTGATGTTCGTCAGCAACTTTCAACCCTAAGGAGTGAACTAGACCAAg tgaTAGCAGGAAGCGAAGGACTTCCTGATGCTATACAAAAATGTGATTCTACGTCTAAGCTGCTTCAGAAAAATCAAAGTAACATCGTTACTCAACTCTCCAATTTTAAGGCCCAGCTTGATAATTTTACAGAACAG atggCTGCCATTCAGCGAGGCTTGCATGAAGTACAGGACTCGTTGAAAGCAGAACCTCAATTAGCGAGCTTACCCAAagattttcaatctttgaaaagtAGCGTGGCTGAAGTTGGTAGTCAAATAAGCGACTTGAAACCCACTGTAGATGCCTTAAAAGAAGCAAACAAAAATCTGCTGATTGCGCAGCAGACGATGGAACAGAATGTAACTAGTCTTAAG aATTCTTGGTTAGCTTTATCGAATGTAACGCAGAAACCGATATTAACAAATGAAACCagcattaaaattgaagaattgagAGCAAACTTTTCTCAGTTAGCTAACGATTTgtcgaattttaatcaaaatttcacgACGAGACTTCAGTGGGTCCAAGATGATCAAACGAAGAACCAG aaaactttgTATTCTCTGAAAGATGAGACGCAGAACATCAGTACGAGTGTTCAATCGTTACGAGGTGAATGCGCTGACATCCGCACTCAG TTAACGGAAATTCAGTCAAAGgatttagaatttaataaaactttaaaacagCTGGAGCAACATTATAGTTTACAGACAGCATTACGTACAGAAAATCAACCAGCAGTTCCTAATTCTGGaggaaaaaaattaccattttcaccACAGGATCCAAACAGAATTCAAGAAGTTCAGGGCGGAACAGATAAAAAGAATTTAG GAGAACAGCCAACAGGTAGACCAAAAAGATCCAGTTTAAGTCGTCAGTGA
- the LOC117167988 gene encoding kinesin heavy chain isoform X2 yields MDSAAVTVPLRPPTKKMKKRKELDALAPPHAVSRRSNGKRSSQELLSDSSDECSEFWNVSTRGPRKSRQRSSQCPGLLRACSAFLACAAVLATASLIWLFIDVRQQLSTLRSELDQVIAGSEGLPDAIQKCDSTSKLLQKNQSNIVTQLSNFKAQLDNFTEQMAAIQRGLHEVQDSLKAEPQLASLPKDFQSLKSSVAEVGSQISDLKPTVDALKEANKNLLIAQQTMEQNVTSLKNSWLALSNVTQKPILTNETSIKIEELRANFSQLANDLSNFNQNFTTRLQWVQDDQTKNQKTLYSLKDETQNISTSVQSLRGECADIRTQLTEIQSKDLEFNKTLKQLEQHYSLQTALRTENQPAVPNSGGKKLPFSPQDPNRIQEVQGGTDKKNLGEQPTGRPKRSSLSRQ; encoded by the exons ATGGATTCAGCTGCTGTTACAGTACCACTTCGTCCTCCGACAAAGAAAATGAAGAAACGAAAAGAGCTCGATGCCCTTGCACCCCCTCATGCTGTTTCCCGGCGAAGTAATGGGAAACGCAGCTCTCAG GAATTATTATCAGACAGCAGTGACGAATGTTCCGAATTTTGGAACGTTTCGACACGTGGTCCTCGAAAATCCAGACAACGAAGCAGCCAATGTCCTGGTCTCTTGAGAGCTTGTAGTGCATTTTTGGCTTGTGCGGCAGTCCTCGCCACAGCCAGTTTAATATGGCTTTTTATTGATGTTCGTCAGCAACTTTCAACCCTAAGGAGTGAACTAGACCAAg tgaTAGCAGGAAGCGAAGGACTTCCTGATGCTATACAAAAATGTGATTCTACGTCTAAGCTGCTTCAGAAAAATCAAAGTAACATCGTTACTCAACTCTCCAATTTTAAGGCCCAGCTTGATAATTTTACAGAACAG atggCTGCCATTCAGCGAGGCTTGCATGAAGTACAGGACTCGTTGAAAGCAGAACCTCAATTAGCGAGCTTACCCAAagattttcaatctttgaaaagtAGCGTGGCTGAAGTTGGTAGTCAAATAAGCGACTTGAAACCCACTGTAGATGCCTTAAAAGAAGCAAACAAAAATCTGCTGATTGCGCAGCAGACGATGGAACAGAATGTAACTAGTCTTAAG aATTCTTGGTTAGCTTTATCGAATGTAACGCAGAAACCGATATTAACAAATGAAACCagcattaaaattgaagaattgagAGCAAACTTTTCTCAGTTAGCTAACGATTTgtcgaattttaatcaaaatttcacgACGAGACTTCAGTGGGTCCAAGATGATCAAACGAAGAACCAG aaaactttgTATTCTCTGAAAGATGAGACGCAGAACATCAGTACGAGTGTTCAATCGTTACGAGGTGAATGCGCTGACATCCGCACTCAG TTAACGGAAATTCAGTCAAAGgatttagaatttaataaaactttaaaacagCTGGAGCAACATTATAGTTTACAGACAGCATTACGTACAGAAAATCAACCAGCAGTTCCTAATTCTGGaggaaaaaaattaccattttcaccACAGGATCCAAACAGAATTCAAGAAGTTCAGGGCGGAACAGATAAAAAGAATTTAG GAGAACAGCCAACAGGTAGACCAAAAAGATCCAGTTTAAGTCGTCAGTGA
- the LOC117167988 gene encoding kinesin heavy chain isoform X5 encodes MALSWLAVILYGEMGKMDTSIKSMIAGSEGLPDAIQKCDSTSKLLQKNQSNIVTQLSNFKAQLDNFTEQMAAIQRGLHEVQDSLKAEPQLASLPKDFQSLKSSVAEVGSQISDLKPTVDALKEANKNLLIAQQTMEQNVTSLKNSWLALSNVTQKPILTNETSIKIEELRANFSQLANDLSNFNQNFTTRLQWVQDDQTKNQKTLYSLKDETQNISTSVQSLRGECADIRTQLTEIQSKDLEFNKTLKQLEQHYSLQTALRTENQPAVPNSGGKKLPFSPQDPNRIQEVQGGTDKKNLGEQPTGRPKRSSLSRQ; translated from the exons tgaTAGCAGGAAGCGAAGGACTTCCTGATGCTATACAAAAATGTGATTCTACGTCTAAGCTGCTTCAGAAAAATCAAAGTAACATCGTTACTCAACTCTCCAATTTTAAGGCCCAGCTTGATAATTTTACAGAACAG atggCTGCCATTCAGCGAGGCTTGCATGAAGTACAGGACTCGTTGAAAGCAGAACCTCAATTAGCGAGCTTACCCAAagattttcaatctttgaaaagtAGCGTGGCTGAAGTTGGTAGTCAAATAAGCGACTTGAAACCCACTGTAGATGCCTTAAAAGAAGCAAACAAAAATCTGCTGATTGCGCAGCAGACGATGGAACAGAATGTAACTAGTCTTAAG aATTCTTGGTTAGCTTTATCGAATGTAACGCAGAAACCGATATTAACAAATGAAACCagcattaaaattgaagaattgagAGCAAACTTTTCTCAGTTAGCTAACGATTTgtcgaattttaatcaaaatttcacgACGAGACTTCAGTGGGTCCAAGATGATCAAACGAAGAACCAG aaaactttgTATTCTCTGAAAGATGAGACGCAGAACATCAGTACGAGTGTTCAATCGTTACGAGGTGAATGCGCTGACATCCGCACTCAG TTAACGGAAATTCAGTCAAAGgatttagaatttaataaaactttaaaacagCTGGAGCAACATTATAGTTTACAGACAGCATTACGTACAGAAAATCAACCAGCAGTTCCTAATTCTGGaggaaaaaaattaccattttcaccACAGGATCCAAACAGAATTCAAGAAGTTCAGGGCGGAACAGATAAAAAGAATTTAG GAGAACAGCCAACAGGTAGACCAAAAAGATCCAGTTTAAGTCGTCAGTGA